From a single Flavobacterium sp. genomic region:
- a CDS encoding gliding motility-associated C-terminal domain-containing protein translates to MNPTNCDTADVVITVVAAPIVAVDDSYSSINGYTGSTTASVLVNDTLNGVVVNPSQIILTPVTVPSGFTLNADGTITIASGISAGTYTVTYSICEVLNPTNCDTADVVITVVAAPIVAVDDSYSSINGYTGSTTASVLANDTLNGAVVNPSQIILTPVTVPSGFTLNADGTITIASGISAGTYTVTYSICEVLNPTNCDTADVFITVVAAPIVAVDDSYSSINGYTGSTTASVLVNDTLNGVVVNPSQIILTPVTVPSGFTLNADGTITIASGISAGTYTVTYSICEVLNPTNCDTADVFITVVAAPIVAVDDSYSSINGYTGSTTASVLANDTLNGVVVNPSQIILTPVTVPSGFTLNTDGTITIASGISAGTYTVTYSICEVLNPTNCDTADVVITVVAAPIVAVDDSYSSINGYTGSTTASVLVNDTLNGVVVNPSQIILTPVTVPSGFTLNADGTITIASGISAGTYTVTYSICEVLNPTNCDTADVFITVVAAPIVAVDDSYSSINGYTGSTTASVLVNDTLNGVVVNPSQIILTPVTVPSGFTLNADGTITIASGISAGTYTVTYSICEVLNPTNCDTADVFITVVAAPIVAVDDSYSSINGYTGSTTASVLVNDTLNGVVVNPSQIILTPVTVPSGFTLNADGTITIASGISAGTYTVTYSICEVLNPTNCDTADVFITVVAAPIVAVDDSYSSINGYTGSTTASVLVNDTLNGVVVNPSQIILTPVTVPSGFTLNADGTITIASGISAGTYTVTYSICEVLNPTNCDTADVVITVVAAPIVAVDDSYSSINGYTGSTTASVLANDTLNGAVVNPSQIILTPVTVPSGFTLNADGTITIASGISAGTYTVTYSICEVLNPTNCDTADVVITVVAAPIVAVDDSYSSINGYTGSTTASVLVNDTLNGVVVNPSQIILTPVTVPSGFTLNADGTITIASGISAGTYTVTYSICEVLNPTNCDTADVVITVVAAPIVAVDDSYSSINGYTGSTTASVLVNDTLNGVVVNPSQIILTPVTVPSGFTLNADGTITIASGISAGTYTVTYSICEVLNPTNCDTADVVITVVAAPIVAVDDSYSSINGYTGSTTASVLANDTLNGAVVNPSQIILTPVTVPSGFTLNADGTITIASGISAGTYTVTYSICEVLNPTNCDTADVFITVVAAPIVAVDDSYSSINGYTGSTTASVLVNDTLNGVVVNPSEIILTPVTVPSGFTLNADGTITIASGISAGTYTVTYSICEVLNPTNCDTADVVITVVAAPIVAVDDSYSSINGYTGSTTASVLANDTLNGAVVNPSQIILTPVTVPSGFTLNADGTITIASGISAGTYTVTYSICEVLNPTNCDTADVVITVVAAPIVAVDDNYTSSLFNGVAGGVVGDLTLNDTLNGASVLDSLITITLLNTGGISGLSIDANGNLFIPSGTPSGSYIIEYQICEILNPTNCDVATVSIIIGSCLDFLINDCDGDGVTNGQEIIDGTDPSNSCDLTVSNQDASPNLAWLQGDCDGDGVSNGQEVIDGTDPINPCDYFLNHVVLPQGGLWLAADCDGDGVTNGQEIIDGTNLSDPCESIEENVSLPQSQEFLVGDCDGDGLNNGEEIGNNPNNPNDSNGNGIPDYLEINNHSVSQDDLEIFNLVTPNADGDNDIFVIRNIELYPNNSVEIYNRWGVKVFETKGYGQNGQFFRGISEGRVTINQDSELPIGTYFYIVKYVNDQGTNKERSGYLYLNR, encoded by the coding sequence TTGAATCCAACGAATTGTGACACAGCAGATGTTGTTATTACAGTAGTTGCAGCGCCGATAGTTGCAGTAGATGATAGTTATAGTTCAATCAATGGTTATACAGGATCCACTACAGCTTCTGTGTTAGTGAATGACACATTAAATGGAGTAGTTGTAAATCCATCACAAATTATATTAACACCAGTTACTGTTCCAAGTGGCTTTACATTAAATGCGGATGGTACTATTACTATTGCATCAGGAATTTCAGCAGGAACATACACGGTTACTTATTCTATCTGTGAGGTGTTGAATCCAACGAATTGTGACACAGCAGATGTTGTTATTACAGTAGTTGCAGCGCCGATAGTTGCAGTAGATGATAGTTATAGTTCAATCAATGGTTATACAGGATCCACTACAGCTTCTGTGTTAGCGAATGACACATTAAATGGAGCAGTTGTAAATCCATCACAAATTATATTAACACCAGTTACTGTTCCAAGTGGCTTTACATTAAATGCGGATGGTACTATTACTATTGCATCAGGGATTTCAGCAGGAACATACACGGTTACTTATTCTATCTGTGAGGTGTTGAATCCAACGAATTGTGACACAGCAGATGTTTTTATTACAGTAGTTGCAGCGCCGATAGTTGCAGTAGATGATAGTTATAGTTCAATCAATGGTTATACAGGATCCACTACAGCTTCTGTGTTAGTGAATGACACATTAAATGGAGTAGTTGTAAATCCATCACAAATTATATTAACACCAGTTACTGTTCCAAGTGGCTTTACATTAAATGCGGATGGTACTATTACTATTGCATCAGGGATTTCAGCAGGAACGTACACGGTTACTTATTCTATCTGTGAGGTGTTGAATCCAACGAATTGTGACACAGCAGATGTTTTTATTACAGTAGTTGCAGCGCCGATAGTTGCAGTAGATGATAGTTATAGTTCAATCAATGGTTATACAGGATCCACTACAGCTTCTGTGTTAGCGAATGACACATTAAATGGAGTAGTTGTAAATCCATCACAAATTATATTAACACCAGTTACTGTTCCAAGTGGATTTACATTAAATACGGATGGTACTATTACTATTGCATCAGGGATTTCAGCAGGAACGTACACGGTTACTTATTCTATCTGTGAGGTGTTGAATCCAACGAATTGTGACACAGCAGATGTTGTTATTACAGTAGTTGCAGCGCCGATAGTTGCAGTAGATGATAGTTATAGTTCAATCAATGGTTATACAGGATCCACTACAGCTTCTGTGTTAGTGAATGACACATTAAATGGAGTAGTTGTAAATCCATCACAAATTATATTAACACCAGTTACTGTTCCAAGTGGCTTTACATTAAATGCGGATGGTACTATTACTATTGCATCAGGAATTTCAGCAGGAACATACACGGTTACTTATTCTATCTGTGAGGTGTTGAATCCAACGAATTGTGACACAGCAGATGTTTTTATTACAGTAGTTGCAGCGCCGATAGTTGCAGTAGATGATAGTTATAGTTCAATCAATGGTTATACAGGATCCACTACAGCTTCTGTGTTAGTGAATGACACATTAAATGGAGTAGTTGTAAATCCATCACAAATTATATTAACACCAGTTACTGTTCCAAGTGGCTTTACATTAAATGCGGATGGTACTATTACTATTGCATCAGGAATTTCAGCAGGAACGTACACGGTTACTTATTCTATCTGTGAGGTGTTGAATCCAACGAATTGTGACACAGCAGATGTTTTTATTACAGTAGTTGCAGCGCCGATAGTTGCAGTAGATGATAGTTATAGTTCAATCAATGGTTATACAGGATCCACTACAGCTTCTGTGTTAGTGAATGACACATTAAATGGAGTAGTTGTAAATCCATCACAAATTATATTAACACCAGTTACTGTTCCAAGTGGCTTTACATTAAATGCGGATGGTACTATTACTATTGCATCAGGAATTTCAGCAGGAACGTACACGGTTACTTATTCTATCTGTGAGGTGTTGAATCCAACGAATTGTGACACAGCAGATGTTTTTATTACAGTAGTTGCAGCGCCGATAGTTGCAGTAGATGATAGTTATAGTTCAATCAATGGTTATACAGGATCCACTACAGCTTCTGTGTTAGTGAATGACACATTAAATGGAGTAGTTGTAAATCCATCACAAATTATATTAACACCAGTTACTGTTCCAAGTGGCTTTACATTAAATGCGGATGGTACTATTACTATTGCATCAGGGATTTCAGCAGGAACATACACGGTTACTTATTCTATCTGTGAGGTGTTGAATCCAACGAATTGTGACACAGCAGATGTTGTTATTACAGTAGTTGCAGCGCCGATAGTTGCAGTAGATGATAGTTATAGTTCAATCAATGGTTATACAGGATCCACTACAGCTTCTGTGTTAGCGAATGACACATTAAATGGAGCAGTTGTAAATCCATCACAAATTATATTAACACCAGTTACTGTTCCAAGTGGCTTTACATTAAATGCGGATGGTACTATTACTATTGCATCAGGGATTTCAGCAGGAACGTACACGGTTACTTATTCTATCTGTGAGGTGTTGAATCCAACGAATTGTGACACAGCAGATGTTGTTATTACAGTAGTTGCAGCGCCGATAGTTGCAGTAGATGATAGTTATAGTTCAATCAATGGTTATACAGGATCCACTACAGCTTCTGTGTTAGTGAATGACACATTAAATGGAGTAGTTGTAAATCCATCACAAATTATATTAACACCAGTTACTGTTCCAAGTGGCTTTACATTAAATGCGGATGGTACTATTACTATTGCATCAGGGATTTCAGCAGGAACATACACGGTTACTTATTCTATCTGTGAGGTGTTGAATCCAACGAATTGTGACACAGCAGATGTTGTTATTACAGTAGTTGCAGCGCCGATAGTTGCAGTAGATGATAGTTATAGTTCAATCAATGGTTATACAGGATCCACTACAGCTTCTGTGTTAGTGAATGACACATTAAATGGAGTAGTTGTAAATCCATCACAAATTATATTAACACCAGTTACTGTTCCAAGTGGCTTTACATTAAATGCGGATGGTACTATTACTATTGCATCAGGAATTTCAGCAGGAACATACACGGTTACTTATTCTATCTGTGAGGTGTTGAATCCAACGAATTGTGACACAGCAGATGTTGTTATTACAGTAGTTGCAGCGCCGATAGTTGCAGTAGATGATAGTTATAGTTCAATCAATGGTTATACAGGATCCACTACAGCTTCTGTGTTAGCGAATGACACATTAAATGGAGCAGTTGTAAATCCATCACAAATTATATTAACACCAGTTACTGTTCCAAGTGGCTTTACATTAAATGCGGATGGTACTATTACTATTGCATCAGGGATTTCAGCAGGAACATACACGGTTACTTATTCTATCTGTGAGGTGTTGAATCCAACGAATTGTGACACAGCAGATGTTTTTATTACAGTAGTTGCAGCGCCGATAGTTGCAGTAGATGATAGTTATAGTTCAATCAATGGTTATACAGGATCCACTACAGCTTCTGTGTTAGTGAATGACACATTAAATGGAGTAGTTGTAAATCCATCAGAAATTATATTAACACCAGTTACTGTTCCAAGTGGCTTTACATTAAATGCGGATGGTACTATTACTATTGCATCAGGGATTTCAGCAGGAACATACACGGTTACTTATTCTATCTGTGAGGTGTTGAATCCAACGAATTGTGACACAGCAGATGTTGTTATTACAGTAGTTGCAGCGCCGATAGTTGCAGTAGATGATAGTTATAGTTCAATCAATGGTTATACAGGATCCACTACAGCTTCTGTGTTAGCGAATGACACATTAAATGGAGCAGTTGTAAATCCATCACAAATTATATTAACACCAGTTACTGTTCCAAGTGGCTTTACATTAAATGCGGATGGTACTATTACTATTGCATCAGGGATTTCAGCAGGAACATACACGGTTACTTATTCTATCTGTGAGGTGTTGAATCCAACGAATTGTGACACAGCAGATGTTGTTATTACAGTAGTTGCAGCGCCGATAGTTGCAGTAGATGACAATTACACATCAAGTTTGTTTAATGGAGTCGCAGGAGGTGTTGTAGGTGATTTGACACTTAATGATACATTAAATGGCGCTTCTGTTTTAGATAGTTTAATTACAATAACATTGTTAAATACTGGTGGTATTTCAGGTTTGTCTATTGATGCTAATGGTAATCTTTTCATTCCTTCAGGTACGCCGTCTGGATCCTATATAATAGAATATCAAATATGTGAAATATTGAATCCAACAAATTGTGATGTTGCTACAGTTTCTATTATTATAGGAAGTTGTTTAGATTTTCTAATTAATGACTGTGATGGTGATGGTGTTACTAATGGACAGGAAATTATTGACGGAACTGATCCTTCAAACTCTTGTGACTTGACGGTTTCAAATCAAGATGCTTCACCTAATTTAGCTTGGTTACAAGGAGATTGCGATGGTGATGGAGTTTCAAACGGTCAAGAAGTAATAGATGGTACTGATCCGATTAATCCTTGTGATTACTTTCTTAATCATGTGGTATTACCTCAAGGAGGACTTTGGTTAGCTGCTGATTGTGACGGTGATGGAGTAACTAACGGTCAAGAAATTATTGATGGTACTAATCTATCGGATCCATGTGAGTCAATTGAAGAAAACGTTAGCTTGCCTCAATCACAAGAATTCTTAGTTGGAGATTGTGATGGTGATGGTTTAAATAATGGTGAAGAGATTGGTAACAATCCTAATAATCCTAATGATTCTAATGGAAATGGAATCCCTGATTATTTAGAAATAAATAACCATAGTGTGTCGCAAGATGACTTAGAAATCTTCAATTTAGTTACGCCAAATGCCGATGGGGATAATGATATATTTGTGATTAGAAATATTGAGTTATATCCTAATAACTCTGTGGAAATATACAATAGATGGGGTGTGAAGGTATTTGAAACTAAAGGTTACGGACAGAATGGGCAATTTTTTAGAGGCATATCTGAAGGTAGGGTAACTATAAATCAAGATTCTGAATTACCAATAGGGACTTATTTTTATATAGTTAAATATGTTAATGATCAAGGAACAAATAAAGAGCGTTCAGGGTACTTATATCTTAATAGATAA
- a CDS encoding type IX secretion system membrane protein PorP/SprF, translated as MKKIFFIVFLVWLPTFGQQDSQYTQYMYNTININPAYAGSRDVLSIFGLHRNQWVGLDGAPVTNTFAIHTPLKNEKLGLGLSFINDRIGPSDESSISIDFSYSFPVSVNYKLAFGLKATGNFLNVDFTKLNIYNPGDPLAQYNIDNKFSPNVGAGIYYYSDKTYFGFSIPNFLETRHFDKGQASFSQNSVAAERLHYYFIMGKVFDISPMVKFKPALLSKIVEGSPLQIDFSANFLFHERFNIGAAYRWDAAGSLLAGFQVSDNWFIGYAYDMETTKLNNYNSGSHEFFLRYEFNKKSERVINPRFF; from the coding sequence ATGAAAAAAATATTTTTTATTGTATTCTTAGTGTGGTTGCCTACATTTGGACAACAAGATTCACAATACACACAATATATGTATAATACTATTAATATAAATCCTGCATACGCTGGAAGTAGAGATGTATTAAGTATATTTGGTTTGCATCGTAATCAATGGGTTGGTTTAGATGGTGCTCCTGTTACAAATACATTTGCAATTCATACTCCCCTTAAGAATGAGAAATTAGGGTTAGGATTATCGTTTATTAATGATCGTATAGGGCCTTCTGATGAAAGTTCTATTTCAATAGATTTTTCGTATTCATTTCCTGTGTCTGTTAACTATAAATTAGCTTTTGGTCTTAAAGCAACAGGGAATTTTTTGAATGTTGATTTTACAAAGCTTAATATATACAATCCCGGAGATCCATTAGCACAATATAATATTGATAATAAATTTTCGCCTAATGTTGGGGCTGGAATTTATTATTATTCAGATAAAACTTATTTTGGTTTTTCAATTCCTAACTTTTTAGAGACCAGACATTTTGATAAAGGGCAAGCTTCGTTTTCTCAAAATTCTGTAGCAGCAGAGCGTTTACATTACTATTTTATTATGGGTAAAGTTTTTGATATTTCTCCAATGGTTAAATTTAAACCTGCTTTGCTTTCAAAAATTGTAGAAGGTTCTCCATTGCAAATTGATTTTTCTGCAAATTTTCTATTCCATGAACGTTTTAATATTGGGGCTGCTTATAGATGGGATGCAGCAGGAAGTTTATTAGCTGGTTTCCAAGTTTCTGATAATTGGTTTATTGGATATGCTTATGATATGGAAACTACAAAACTTAATAATTATAACTCAGGGTCACATGAGTTCTTTTTAAGATATGAATTCAATAAAAAATCAGAAAGGGTTATTAATCCAAGATTCTTTTAA
- a CDS encoding OmpA family protein, with amino-acid sequence MKYIISIISLGCFFSVSAQDIKEKLAEKKYEGYSYIDAIAIYEKVAEKGYTSIELFQKLGDAYYFNGMLDKSKVWYDKLFQLNNQSLDPEYYFRYSQSLKAVKSYNDADKLMEKFYTLTNDYRGELYVKNKLYLVDINYSLDKFTIEDAGINSEYSDYGGNFKDSKMYFVSNRIPKNNKKKIDKWTNQNFLNIYRAEFSDSAKVVYIDEIVDEFNTKYHESSPVFTKDGKTMYFTRNNFNYGKVGMDKDNVVKLKLFKSTFLNGKWGKIEELPFNSNDFSIAHPALSIDEKTLYFASDMPGGYGNSDLYKVAIKEDGTYGIPVNLGEKINTKARETFPFIASDGILYFSSDGLVGIGGLDVFKSHPDVEGNYISFNNVGAPINSERDDFAFIESPFKNVFFVSSNRQGGKGYDDVYKVKVNPEPKKIEFTDVVIDEILKEPIQNSRITLLDANQNILGSTKSDSLGQFKFSDLRYDREYYIKVENDIYLTKEFRVKGGKIKSEKFEIAPKIIKTKTGDDLVKLLDISIYFDLDKYFIRPDVEVEMAKIVEILKMYPNLKIDIRSHTDSRQSEAYNLRLSNFRAKATRDFLIKKGIAKERLTCKGYGESQLLNDCSDAVPCTREQHQLNRRSEFVLVQ; translated from the coding sequence ATGAAATATATAATAAGCATAATAAGTTTAGGTTGCTTTTTTTCCGTTTCTGCACAAGATATAAAAGAAAAATTAGCAGAAAAAAAATATGAAGGATATTCTTATATAGATGCTATTGCTATATATGAAAAAGTTGCAGAAAAAGGATATACATCCATTGAATTGTTTCAAAAATTAGGTGATGCCTATTATTTTAATGGCATGTTGGATAAATCAAAAGTATGGTATGATAAGTTGTTTCAATTAAATAACCAATCTTTAGATCCTGAGTATTATTTTCGTTACTCTCAATCATTAAAAGCTGTGAAATCTTATAATGATGCCGATAAATTAATGGAGAAATTTTATACACTTACTAACGATTATCGTGGAGAGTTGTATGTTAAAAATAAGTTGTATTTGGTTGATATTAACTATAGTTTGGACAAGTTTACCATTGAAGATGCAGGAATTAATTCGGAATATTCTGATTATGGAGGAAATTTTAAAGATTCCAAAATGTATTTCGTTTCAAATAGAATTCCAAAAAATAATAAAAAGAAGATTGATAAATGGACTAATCAAAATTTTTTGAATATATATCGCGCTGAGTTTAGTGATTCTGCAAAAGTGGTATATATTGATGAGATTGTTGATGAGTTCAATACGAAATATCATGAGTCAAGCCCTGTGTTTACTAAAGATGGAAAAACTATGTATTTTACCCGTAACAACTTTAATTACGGTAAAGTGGGCATGGATAAAGATAACGTTGTTAAGTTGAAACTTTTTAAATCAACTTTTTTAAATGGAAAATGGGGAAAAATAGAAGAATTACCATTTAATAGTAACGATTTCAGTATTGCTCATCCTGCATTAAGTATTGACGAAAAAACGCTTTATTTTGCCTCTGACATGCCAGGAGGTTATGGAAATTCAGATTTATATAAAGTAGCTATTAAAGAAGATGGTACATATGGGATTCCTGTAAATTTAGGAGAGAAAATTAATACGAAGGCTAGAGAAACATTTCCATTTATAGCATCTGATGGTATTTTGTATTTTTCATCAGATGGTCTTGTGGGAATAGGAGGATTGGATGTTTTTAAATCTCATCCTGATGTTGAAGGTAATTATATTAGTTTTAATAATGTAGGTGCTCCTATTAATAGTGAGCGCGATGATTTTGCTTTTATAGAAAGTCCTTTTAAAAATGTGTTCTTTGTTTCATCTAATCGTCAAGGAGGTAAAGGGTATGACGATGTTTATAAAGTAAAAGTTAATCCTGAGCCTAAAAAGATTGAATTTACCGATGTAGTTATTGATGAAATTTTAAAAGAGCCAATTCAAAATTCTAGGATTACTTTGTTAGATGCTAATCAAAACATCCTTGGTAGTACTAAATCAGATTCTTTAGGACAATTTAAATTTTCTGATCTTCGATATGATAGGGAGTATTATATTAAAGTAGAAAATGATATTTATTTAACTAAAGAGTTTCGTGTTAAAGGAGGAAAAATTAAAAGCGAAAAATTTGAAATCGCTCCTAAAATCATTAAAACTAAAACAGGAGATGATTTAGTTAAGTTGTTGGACATTTCAATTTATTTTGATTTGGATAAGTATTTTATTCGTCCTGATGTAGAAGTTGAGATGGCAAAGATTGTTGAAATCTTAAAGATGTATCCTAATTTAAAAATTGACATTCGCTCACATACGGATAGTAGACAAAGCGAAGCTTACAATTTACGCTTGTCTAATTTTCGCGCAAAAGCTACTCGTGATTTTTTAATTAAAAAAGGTATCGCTAAAGAACGATTGACTTGTAAAGGATACGGAGAATCTCAGTTGTTAAATGATTGTTCAGATGCGGTTCCGTGTACTCGAGAACAACATCAATTAAATAGACGAAGTGAGTTTGTTTTAGTGCAATAG
- a CDS encoding UDP-N-acetylmuramoyl-tripeptide--D-alanyl-D-alanine ligase, with amino-acid sequence MTIAYIHSLFLNCTSVSTDTRKIEKDSLFIALKGDNFDANTFAKEALEKGAKYVIIDNPNYTINERTILVEDSLIALQELAKYHRTYLGIPIIALTGSNGKTTTKELIHAVLSKKYNTLATIGNLNNHIGVPLTLLRFSKETEIGIVEMGANHQKEIEFLCQIAQPDFGYITNFGKAHLEGFGGVEGVIKGKSEMYDYLRNNEKTVFVNLDDITQKEKSSHINQYSFALNETEADVKITKIEANPMVKITYNNQTINSHLIGIYNANNINAAITIGNYFKISDVLIKAAIENYIPENNRSQLIQKNNNEIILDAYNANPSSMSAAIGNFIQLANDSKIAILGDMFELGEESLIEHKKVIELLENEKEITTFFIGKHFYNNKTNNAHLNFFEDFNAFSTFLKTNEIKNSLILIKGSRGMALEKTLDLF; translated from the coding sequence ATAACAATAGCTTATATACATTCCTTGTTTTTAAATTGTACAAGTGTTTCTACAGATACTCGTAAAATAGAAAAAGACTCATTATTTATAGCTCTAAAAGGCGATAACTTCGACGCTAACACATTTGCTAAAGAAGCACTAGAAAAAGGCGCTAAATACGTTATAATTGACAATCCAAACTACACAATAAACGAACGCACCATTCTTGTAGAAGATTCTCTCATTGCATTACAAGAGCTAGCAAAATATCATAGAACATATTTAGGAATACCTATAATTGCATTAACAGGAAGCAATGGAAAAACCACAACAAAGGAACTAATTCATGCCGTACTTTCTAAAAAATATAATACACTAGCAACAATTGGTAATTTAAACAATCATATTGGAGTTCCTCTAACACTTTTGCGTTTTTCAAAGGAAACTGAAATAGGAATTGTTGAAATGGGCGCAAACCATCAAAAAGAGATTGAATTTTTATGCCAAATTGCTCAACCTGATTTTGGCTATATAACCAATTTTGGTAAAGCACACTTAGAAGGATTTGGAGGAGTTGAAGGAGTTATTAAAGGCAAAAGCGAAATGTATGACTACCTTAGAAACAACGAAAAAACAGTTTTTGTAAATCTTGATGACATCACTCAAAAAGAAAAGTCATCACATATAAACCAATATAGTTTTGCTTTAAATGAAACTGAAGCAGATGTGAAAATTACAAAAATAGAGGCCAATCCCATGGTGAAGATTACGTACAACAATCAAACTATTAATTCACATCTTATTGGAATTTACAATGCAAACAATATTAATGCTGCAATTACAATAGGGAACTATTTTAAAATTTCGGATGTGTTAATAAAAGCAGCAATTGAGAACTATATACCAGAAAATAATCGTTCCCAACTAATTCAGAAAAACAACAACGAAATAATTCTAGACGCTTACAATGCAAATCCAAGCAGTATGTCGGCCGCAATCGGGAATTTTATACAGTTAGCAAATGACAGCAAAATTGCTATATTAGGAGATATGTTTGAACTAGGAGAAGAAAGCCTCATTGAACATAAAAAAGTGATTGAGTTATTAGAAAATGAAAAAGAAATCACCACCTTTTTTATAGGAAAACATTTTTATAACAACAAAACAAATAACGCCCATTTAAATTTCTTTGAAGATTTCAATGCTTTTTCTACATTTCTCAAAACGAATGAAATAAAAAACAGTTTAATCTTAATAAAAGGTTCTAGAGGAATGGCTCTTGAAAAAACTTTGGATTTATTTTAG
- the gldJ gene encoding gliding motility lipoprotein GldJ: MKIKKIMALKVLVVLALTLGFTGCSKKGNTKGGSTATGWKINDKKGGFQFNDKFKQQETPPGMISIEGGTFTMGKVQDDVMHDWNNSPNQQHVQSFFMDETEVTNKMYSEFLFWVKTVFPPTEENYKHIYNGAIPDTLVWRNRLGYNETMTNNYLRHPAYADYPVVGVNWIQAVEFSKWRTDRVNENILEREGYLKKDNKIKLGSDVTAEKSFSTETYINTPSKAFGGNEEVVLKKEMGGGRRPAADTAKNVYAQRSSGLILPEYRLPTEAEWEYAAVALVGNREYNIYKGQKKYPWNGQYTRSSKRQYRGDQLANFKQGKGDYGGIAGWSDDGADITNKVKAYAPNDFGLYDMAGNVAEWVQDVYRPIVDDEANDFNYFRGNVYTKNKIGEDGVVELVTSDNIKYDTLINGRIIARNYPGQIAQVPVDENETYLRTQFSTSDNRNYRDGDRQSTRFYKFNDSEEGGATGDQKRMYEAPKHSITADSLGKMNKKYDRSDKRTTLVDDNVRVYKGGSWRDRAYWLDPASRRFFPQDMATDYIGFRCAMSKVGPKSKKKTPRGNPKK; this comes from the coding sequence ATGAAAATTAAAAAAATTATGGCTTTAAAAGTGCTAGTAGTATTAGCGCTAACATTAGGCTTTACAGGTTGTAGTAAGAAAGGAAACACTAAAGGTGGATCTACTGCTACAGGATGGAAAATCAATGACAAGAAAGGCGGATTCCAGTTTAACGACAAGTTTAAACAACAAGAAACACCTCCAGGGATGATTTCTATTGAAGGAGGTACATTTACAATGGGTAAAGTACAAGACGATGTTATGCACGATTGGAATAACTCTCCAAACCAACAACACGTTCAATCTTTTTTTATGGATGAAACAGAAGTTACTAATAAAATGTACTCTGAGTTTTTGTTTTGGGTAAAAACTGTTTTTCCTCCTACAGAAGAAAACTATAAACATATTTATAATGGAGCAATTCCAGATACTTTAGTATGGAGAAATCGCCTAGGTTATAATGAAACCATGACTAACAACTATTTAAGACACCCAGCATATGCTGATTACCCAGTAGTAGGAGTTAATTGGATTCAAGCGGTAGAATTTAGTAAATGGAGAACAGATCGTGTAAATGAGAATATTTTAGAGCGCGAAGGATACCTTAAAAAAGATAACAAAATTAAATTAGGTTCTGACGTAACTGCTGAAAAATCATTTAGTACAGAAACTTACATAAATACTCCATCAAAAGCATTTGGTGGAAATGAAGAAGTTGTATTGAAAAAAGAAATGGGCGGCGGAAGACGACCAGCTGCTGATACGGCTAAAAACGTTTACGCTCAAAGAAGTTCTGGTTTAATTTTACCAGAATATAGACTTCCTACAGAAGCTGAGTGGGAATATGCTGCAGTAGCTTTAGTTGGTAACAGAGAGTACAACATTTATAAAGGACAAAAGAAATATCCTTGGAATGGTCAATATACACGTTCTTCTAAAAGACAATATAGAGGAGACCAATTAGCAAACTTTAAACAAGGTAAAGGAGATTACGGTGGAATTGCAGGTTGGTCTGATGACGGAGCTGATATTACAAATAAAGTAAAAGCATACGCACCAAATGATTTTGGTTTATATGATATGGCTGGTAACGTAGCAGAATGGGTACAAGATGTTTATAGACCTATTGTTGATGATGAAGCTAATGATTTTAACTACTTTAGAGGTAACGTATATACTAAAAATAAAATTGGTGAAGACGGAGTTGTTGAATTAGTAACTTCAGACAACATTAAATACGATACTTTAATTAATGGTAGAATTATAGCTAGAAATTATCCAGGCCAAATTGCTCAAGTTCCCGTTGATGAAAATGAAACTTATTTAAGAACTCAATTCTCAACTTCTGACAATAGAAATTACAGAGATGGAGATAGACAATCTACACGTTTCTATAAGTTTAATGATTCTGAAGAAGGTGGAGCTACTGGTGATCAAAAAAGAATGTACGAAGCTCCTAAACACTCAATCACAGCTGACAGTTTAGGGAAAATGAACAAAAAATATGACCGTTCAGACAAAAGAACAACTTTAGTAGACGACAATGTTAGAGTTTATAAAGGAGGTTCATGGAGAGATAGAGCATATTGGTTAGACCCAGCATCTAGAAGATTCTTCCCACAAGATATGGCTACAGATTACATCGGATTTAGATGCGCTATGTCTAAAGTTGGCCCAAAATCTAAGAAGAAAACTCCTAGAGGAAATCCAAAAAAATAA